GCCTGGGATCATGCAAGTAAAACGTGGCTGGAGCATGGGTGTGCAGGGCAGGGAGTAGTgttgggggagaggtgggggctgggcaGAGCTAGTTCTCCAGGCTGAGGTGCCTGTACCAAGATCCATCCTGAGGTAACGACTCTCTATTTGGGCATCCTGGCTTGGCCCACCTGTCCTCCCCTCCAGGAGggccctctccttcctttctgccttccaGCTCACTTTCACCCTGCCCGCCTCTCAAGGCTTCTCCCAACCAGAAATGGCCCCCACCAGTGTCCAAATCCCACCCTTTTCTCAAACCCAAGGGTGACTCTCCTCTGGCCTGCCGGGCTTTTTTGAGGTCAGGTTTCTAGGTAGAGCTCCCAGGTGGACAAGACTCACACCCTGGCCGATGACACCCTGGGGGCTGACTGACCTCTCggcccgtttcctcatctgtgagctAGGGTCATTAGTGCCCCCCTCCCTGGCTTGTGGGGAATAACGGAGCAAACAGCAACGGGGACAGCCCCTAAGTgtacctcctctcctccccacctagCACACAGGAAGTGTGCCGGAACTCTGCTGGAGAAACCACGCCCACATCGGGAGGGCGGAGATAACCCCGGGTTCTACCAGCCGGCTTGGGGCAGTTGTCGCAGGAGGCTGTGCTGGAGGAAGGGGTTACCCAATCTGGTCCTGCAACGCCTGCCGTATCCGTGTGGCTTTGCCGCATGGTGTTATTTTGATAATCGCCCTGGGAAGTGGGCGGGTCTGGAATCATTGTCCCCATTTGAAacttggggaaactgagtcccacAGAAATTGGCTTCAACCAGAGATTGGAACACTTCTAGACACTCGCCGCCTTCATCTTGTTCAGACCTCAGGGTGGGGTGAGAGGAGGGGTCGGAagctggtggggagagggcacAGTCGCCGAGGGCTCgacggggaggggaaggaggaggagcggGGCGCGCCCCCCCAGCCGGGTCACGTGACCTGTCCGAGCCCTGTCGCCATGTGGGCCGGGCTGGGCGGAGCAGCACTCTGGCCCCGCTGGGCCTGATACGGTCACAGGTCGCCCCAGGGCCCTTGGCCACTCCCTCTCTCTGACCTCACGACCCCTCCCGCAGCTGGTGGAGCCCAGACACAGTTCCCGGCGGCCCTCGCGGGGGACAGGTGAGCCGCGCGCCGGGCCCCTCCTCTCCAGCGCCTCCCAGGTCAGCGCCGGGGTGCGGGTGCCGGGTCGTGGGTGGGGGCCGCAGCTCCGGGGCTTGGGGACGGCGCCCTCGTCCTCCTAGCCCCATCCAGTTCCCCTGCGGCCACCAGCTCCACCCCCTCTGAATCCCTTTGGGCCTCTGGGGCCACTGGGCACCGAGTTTCCTCCTCGGGTTCTCTTGGATCTCCCTGAGTTCACTCCCTGAGTTGACTCTCTCAGGGGGGTCCGGGCGGGGGACGTGAAGATCTCAGCTCACCCCAACAGGCAGGTGGCAGGCGTCAGGGGAGAGGGCGGTGGTGTGTGTCTCTCGGGATGGGAAGGGGCGGGGAGGCCGGGTTTGCAGGTGGGTACCACTGGCAGAAAGTGGGCTTGTGGGAGACTGGCAGATGAGGGGTCCAGGGTCTCTCGGAGTTGCTGCCTTCCCTCGGCTCAGAGGCTGGGCTGCGGCTCTGACCGGACAGTAGCTGCTCCCAGAGGACTGGCTTCCGGCTGGGATGGGGTTTCTGGAAACGggccccacccttcccctccctaCCTGGCTCACGGCTCAGGAATGGTGCACCCTGGAAACTCCTGCCCGACTTGTCCCTGCCTGGGCAAGGGTGCCAGGGTGCTGGGTACCAGGCAGAAGTCTTGGGCAGTGCCCAGATGCCAGTGCCCAGGTGAGCCCCCATCCCCCAGGCACCCTCTGAGCACCTTCCATCTCCCTGCTCCTGCCTCCTGGAGAAGGGGTGTGTGGGAGAGGCGTGTAGATCTGAACCTGGGAAGGTCTGTCTTTCCAGGAAGGAATTCCAGCTCTAGGGGCTGGATTGGGGGGCACACCCTCAGCCCCAGCTCCAGCTACTTTCCATTTCAGGCGGAGTCAAGAGTCCACCTCTGATCTCTCTCTGCTGGTTTCTCCACACTGTGCTCCTGTGAGAGAGACGGGGAGGGGGCTTGGACTCTGTGGGCTCAGAGACTGGACACCCCTAAGTGAGGGCACTGTCTGGGTACAGCCCTAGCGGGACCTGCTCTGTCTGGACACCCTGGCCTCGCCTGAGGAAGCCCTTGAGCTGAGCCAACTTTCCTCCGTGCTGAGTTCCCTGGGGGTGAGGGTAGGGAGGAGTTGGGGGGGACAGGGCAGACCGAGGGCTGGGCCCAGTCTTGCTGGGGCAGAGTCCTGCAGGACTCAGCGGGTGCTTGGGAGCCTGCCGCCCTCGCCCCACTCCCACGGGCTGAAGAGCCTGGACAAGGCCACCCTGGTTCAGTTGTCTTGGGTGATGGCAGAGCCCGGACAAAGGCTGGACAAAGGCTGCCTGTTTAACgcccagcacccctcccccagccagctGCCCTGGCCTGCCCGGAGGTGATGGAATGTAGCGGAGTCTCTCAGGAGGGCTGTCGACCTTGACGCGCCCAGGTTGGCGTGGAGTGACTCCTGTGCGGGGGATGCAGGGTGGGGCGCAGCCGAGGAGGCCATCCTGTCTGCTGTTCTGTCAGGCGCTGGTGAGGGTGAGGGCCCAGGCTGCTAGCTGTCTGTGGGATTTCCGGCCGGGAGGAAGTGCTGTGTGGTCACGGGCGGGCACAGGGAAGGTCTCAGCTGCCCTGACCTTTCTCACCCAGAGGGCGGCATCTCTGGGTCAGAACCCTGGGAATGGAGAACCTATCCACAGGCACCCCACCCGCTCCCCATCTCGCAGGGATGGCGTCACTGAGGAAGCCGGTGGGGAACTGCTCAGACTCCCctcacttcctccttccctccggAAGGAGCTCCCCTTCAGTCCATTCTGGCCTGAGGATTATTTGGGGCCACTCACTTGGCCATGCGTTTGGTGTTTGTGTGTGGATGGGGGCAGGATGGGGGCTCAGGCAGCCTGGGCTGGGAGTGGCACCCCCCATGGTCCCCAGGGAGCGGGCAGTGGAGCTGGGTGCCAGGCTAACTTTGCTGTAACGCTTTCTGTCTCATCACATGGGCAGCGGGAGGCTCCTGAGGCTGTGTCCAGGCTCTGAACTGCCCTACGTCGGCAGACTGGCTGGGGGTGGGCCGCAGATATGTCCCGGTCGCTGGCTTTTGTCCTCAATGTCCCTGAGACCCCACAGGACCCAGAGGAGTAAGTGCtctgaggtggggctggggggctgggatgTATCACCCCCAGGGAGAGGTGGTCTGGACCTCGGCCCTTCGGAGGGGGTAGGCTGCTGGGGCGAGGACTGGGTCCGCCGCAGCCTGaactcctgccccttcccccattCTCACCCCAGCAGCCAGGAGCCCAGCCCCTACGATGAGAGCGAAGTGCACGACTCTTTCCATCAGCTCATCCAGGAGCAGAGCCGCTGGGTGGCCGAGGAGGGGCTGGAGCTGCAGCAGAGGGTGCCGGGGGCTGGAGCCCTGGGGGCCTCAGGTGAGCCCGCCTGCCCTGGCCCAGGCTGGGTGCTGGGATGTGTGGGCCGGACACGGAGCCTCTCAACCTCTCAGGAAGCCCCTCCTagcagcctggggcagggggtgggcaggggataGCTCCGGCCGGTGGTGTCTGTAGAACCTCTGGACGAGTCTTTCTTGCTGGGCAGGCAGTGACCGCCAGGCCTTGCTGGGGCCCGAGGGCGCCCCTGTCTACAGCACGGCCACCCTCCACATCTTGGCCAGCATGCCCAGTCGCACCATTGGTGAGTGGGACCCTCTGCCTTTGGACCCTGGGCTGGGCTGCGGTTTCCGGCGGGGATCTGTGTACCTCAGAGCCAGGCCCCTTGGGCTCTTACCCCACCCCGTCTGCTGCCTggaggcccagcccagccccatgcAGCCTCGCGCGTTCTAAAAACGACTCCGGAGTCGTCATGGGGATAAAAATATGCTCTTGGGAACCCGGTGGTGCTTGAGGTCTCTTATGAAAGAACTTTCCTGGGTCCTGGGAAGGAGTGGGGGggcagcccctgcctctgcacaAGGTGCGGCGCGTCCCCCCTGACCAGCGGCCTCCACAGGCCGGAGCCGCGGCGCCATCCTCTCCCAGTACTACAGCCGCACGGTGAGGCTGCGCCGCAGGGCCGGCCGGCCTCAGCTCAGGGATGTGGGCCGCTCGGCCCGGCCCAGCCTCCGCCTGTACGACCTGGAGCTGGACCCCGCGGTCCTGGAGGAGGATGGTGAGTGAGAGGGGGCTGGAGCCTCGATGGGGAGGAGGTCAGCAGGTGGGgacggggggggcgggggtgcaGTGGGCTGTCTGAAGGCCCCCAGCGGTGAGGTCTCTTTGCAGGGGTATGGGAGTGTCTCGGTGTCCCGGCCACTGGCGCAGAGAAGTGCGGGCCTTTCCGGCTGCACAGTGTTTGGCTCATGTAGGCACGCGCTCCACAGCGTCTGTTGAGCATTTGTAGTGTCGCAGACGCTGGTGTTGGCTTTGGGATGTGATGGTGGTAAGCAGACCCAGTCAGCTCTCGTGCAGCTTATTGTCTGCCTTGTGAAATAGACAGGAACCAAATAAATGGATAAGTGGATGGTTAAAGCTCAGGTAAGGGCAGCTGAAGAAAGGCACACCGCAGGAGAGTGTCACGGAACCTGTCTAGCCTGGAGCgacccaggaaggcttcctggaggaagtgacactAGAGTCAGTGGGGcatgggcaaaggccctgaggtgggagcctGCCGGCTTGTCTGAGTATCTGAGAGGCCTGTGTGGAGGGGCTGGGGAACAAGGGAGAGTGGTAGTAGGAGGGAGCAGGGCCCAGCTCACAGGTTGGTCTTCAGCCAGGTGATCTCTGGCATCAGTGCCCAGGGACTTGGGTACTTCCTGGGTCCCTGCCTGTGTTTCCTCTCCCTGTTTACCCAAGGCCCGCAGCTGGTGGGTGACAGAGCAGTGCAGGGTGGTGTGGGCTCTGAGGTCAGGGTGGACATTCCAGTTTCATTGTGTAAACCATGCCTGGTGTCTGCTTTCTGGTCATTttatatctgtaaagtggggttaAAATAGCACCCCCTTTCCACGGTGGTTGTGAAGATGAAGGGAACGAGGACATAGGGGAGGGGCAGATCTCCAGGTCCCGCCCTCCCCTACTCACCCCACCAGGCCTTGGCATAGTGGGAAGTGGTGGGGGGACAAGGGGGACTGCTGAGTGGGGGGCGGACGGGGCTCAGGGGCATTGGGGGGTCAGAGCAAGATGCGAGTGGGGACCCAAGAGGAGAGTTTGGTTCAAGGTGGAGGGGGCACTGGGCTGGGCCTCGGAAGATGCTGGGAACTTGATCGTGTCCTGGGCTCCAGGGGGTGGAGGTGAGAGAGTGATGGCCAGTGGGGGTGTGGGACAGGCGGGCAGCACAGGGTCCTAGCAGAGAGGAGCCATCAGGCCTGGCCGGGCGGCAGAGGCCTGTGTTGCCGGGGAACGGCCGCagttgtgggagggagggaaggatgctGCGGGGAACCCACAGGGCTCCCTCCTGATCCTGCAGAGAAGCGGGGCCTCCTGGTGAAGGAGCTTCAGGGCCTGACGGTGGCCCAGCGGGACCACATGCTCCGGGGAATGCCGCTGAGCCTGTCCGAGAAACGCTGCCTGCGGTCAGTGCCCCTCGGCCTCGTGCGGACCCCAGACCCACTTCCTCGGCTGGGCGGGGTGGTTGGTGAGAAGGGTCCTGAGCCTGCGGTGGGCGGGTGGTCCCTGGGAGGGAGTGGACCAAGCCCTGACGCTGCCTCTGCCCCCAGAGAGGAGAGCCGGCCCCCGAGGGGCAAGCGGAGGGCCTGGGGGCACCGTGGGCTCCTCTCCTGCTGCAGCCAGCTGCGCGACAGCTGTATCCTGGTAGGCGCCTCTGggcagctgggggcgggggcgctgAGGGGGCCACGTTTTCTCCCTCCGCGTGCCGCTCGTGGGGTCCTCTAGCCGTCAGCCTGGCTCTGGGTGTGATCGACCCCCCCTCCCCTTGCGGCTCCCCCTCCACTGCCCCTGCGCTCTAGGCCTGGCCCGGGGTCTGGCTGGGGGCTGGCTCCCCTCTCCAGCCTCGCCTGAGGGCTGTCCTGCTTCTGTCCCCGCAGGCGTCGCACAACCTGGGGCTCGCACTGCTCTCGGGGCTGCAGGCCCTGATGCCCTGGCACTACGCCCTGAAGCGGATTGGGGGCCAGTTTGGCTCCAGCGTTCTCTCCTACTTCCTCTTCCTCAagaccctgctggccttcaacaccctgctgctgctgccactgctggCCTTTATCGTGGGCGTGCAGGCCGCCTTCCCGCCTGCGCCCTCGGGCTCTGTGCCCGCCTTCAGGGGCCTGGAGCTTCTCACGGGTGGGGTGAGGCGTGGTGGGGGCGGGCAGGGCACCCCCTTGTCACGGCTTCCTCCAgggacccccaccccaccccttgctGCGTCTCCAGGAGGGGGGTGTCCTGGCAGCTCCAGGGTGGCCGCGGCCCTTTGCCCACCTCCGTCTTCTCCTCactgcccctgccctggccctTCCCCTTCTGCCTTTCCCCTCGCCCTGCCCCCTGGGCGCCCTTCATCTGCCCTCCAAGCCTGAGGGTGGGTCAGGTGCAGGGAGGGGGAGAGTCCCTGATGTGGCCGGGCGTCCTCTCTGCAGGGCCGCTTCACCCACACCGTCATGTACTACGGCTACTATAGTAACGCGACGCTGAACCAGCCGTGTGCCTCCCCACGGGATGGTGGCCAGTGCACTCCTGAGGCGGGCGGCCTGCCCTACAACATGCCCCTGGCTTACCTCTTCACCGTGGGGGTAGCTTTCTTTATCACCTGCATCACTCTGGTGTACAGGTAATAGCCCTCCACCCTATGACCCTGGCTCTGAGCGCCATTGATCCACCCAtgcatccatctgtccatccatccatccatccatccagctacccatccattcatccgtctAGCTACCTAGTCTAgctacctatccatccatcatcacttcatccattcatccatccatcatcacTCCATCCATCCGTTCATCTATCAACCGTGCATCCATGGATCctgccttccttccatccatccatccacacttTCATCCATGCACCCATCCACTCCACAAACATTTGCTGTGCTCTGCTCAGGACAGGAAGGTAAATGAGCTTGGTGCATGTCCTTGAGAAGCTTGCTGTCTACAGGAGAAGATAGGCCAATGAAGAGGCTGGGAAACTCCTGGTGTTATGTTGCTCAGGTGTTATGGAGCATAGGAGAGGAAGTCAGACCAGCTTCCCAGGGCGGCGGCACTCACCCCAGAGAGGGAGGTTAAATAAGGGTGGGCTGGAGAAAGGCCGGGGAAGGTGTTTTGGTTATCGGGAGaggcagtgcaaaggccctgaggtgagccAGCACCTTCTGCAGCCACGTCTGGGTGGGAGGCAGCCGGCCATGTTGGTGGGGAGTGGAGCCTGACCCCTCTTCTAGCCACTTGTGGCTGGCGGGCACCCTGTTGGTCAGGGCTGATCTAGAGTGGCCGGCGGTCCACACCAGGAGGCTGAGAGCTCTGGGCTAGAGGTGGGGCAGGGAGCGTGGCCGGAGGCCCATCCAGCGCCGGGAGGGCTCCTCTGAGTGGGTGGTGGGTTTTGGCTGCAGGGAGCATCCCATGTGTCTTCTCCCCGGCCTCTGCGCCTTCCGCCCCATCTcaccctctgcctgcctctgctTCTCCCAGCATGTCCCACTCTTTTGGGGAGAGCTACCGGGTGGGCAGCACTTCGGGGGTCCATGCCATCACTGTTTTCTGTTCCTGGGACTACAAAGTGACTCAGAAATGGGCCACCCGCCTCCAGCACGACAATATCCGAACCCAGCTGAAGGTGAGCTGCCCAGGGGCCCTGGGGCCGCtgtcccccaccccgtgtccagGGAGCACCAGTCGGGGCCTGCTCCAGTGGGAGAGGGTTAGGGCTGCTCTCGGGCCCTCTCCCTGGAGTCCCCGTGTCCTCTGGCCTCCGCGGGAAGAGGCCTGTGGTGCACCAGCTGGCACGTGCTCCCGGTCCCCACAGTAGCCCTGGGGTACacgtgaggacactgaggcctcaGTCCTTTGCCCAAGGCCTCAGGGCCAGAGTGTGGCTGGCCTGGGCCTCGCGGAAGGTCCTCTGCCTTTCTGGGGTT
This Balaenoptera acutorostrata chromosome 20, mBalAcu1.1, whole genome shotgun sequence DNA region includes the following protein-coding sequences:
- the TMC6 gene encoding transmembrane channel-like protein 6 isoform X1 — encoded protein: MSRSLAFVLNVPETPQDPEDSQEPSPYDESEVHDSFHQLIQEQSRWVAEEGLELQQRVPGAGALGASGSDRQALLGPEGAPVYSTATLHILASMPSRTIGRSRGAILSQYYSRTVRLRRRAGRPQLRDVGRSARPSLRLYDLELDPAVLEEDEKRGLLVKELQGLTVAQRDHMLRGMPLSLSEKRCLREESRPPRGKRRAWGHRGLLSCCSQLRDSCILASHNLGLALLSGLQALMPWHYALKRIGGQFGSSVLSYFLFLKTLLAFNTLLLLPLLAFIVGVQAAFPPAPSGSVPAFRGLELLTGGGRFTHTVMYYGYYSNATLNQPCASPRDGGQCTPEAGGLPYNMPLAYLFTVGVAFFITCITLVYSMSHSFGESYRVGSTSGVHAITVFCSWDYKVTQKWATRLQHDNIRTQLKELLAEGQLRQRPRRACGRLRQAAVLGLVWLLCLGTTLACALAVYSFSELVLQQSRVSAERDGVLLALPLVVCLLNLGAPYLFRVLATLERHDSPVLEVYVAICRNLILKMVILGILCYHWLGRRVGTLKDQCWEDFVGQELYRLMVMDFIFTLLDTLLGELVWRLISEKRSQRKGKPEFDIAGNVLELIYGQTLTWLGVLFSPLLPAMQIIKLLFLFYVKKTSLMANCQAPRRPWKASHMSTVFISLLCFPSFLGAAIFLCYAIWQVKPSSICGPFRTLDTMYEAGKVWVRHLEEAGPRVSWLSWIHRYLVESAFPIYLASALLLAVIYLNIQVVKGQRKVICLLKEQLSNEGEDKIFLINKLQRIYERKERSRVGRTEEAVTPPAVFTDDWDAQ
- the TMC6 gene encoding transmembrane channel-like protein 6 isoform X4, which produces MSRSLAFVLNVPETPQDPEDSQEPSPYDESEVHDSFHQLIQEQSRWVAEEGLELQQRVPGAGALGASGSDRQALLGPEGAPVYSTATLHILASMPSRTIGRSRGAILSQYYSRTVRLRRRAGRPQLRDVGRSARPSLRLYDLELDPAVLEEDEKRGLLVKELQGLTVAQRDHMLRGMPLSLSEKRCLREESRPPRGKRRAWGHRGLLSCCSQLRDSCILASHNLGLALLSGLQALMPWHYALKRIGGQFGSSVLSYFLFLKTLLAFNTLLLLPLLAFIVGVQAAFPPAPSGSVPAFRGLELLTGGGRFTHTVMYYGYYSNATLNQPCASPRDGGQCTPEAGGLPYNMPLAYLFTVGVAFFITCITLVYSMSHSFGESYRVGSTSGVHAITVFCSWDYKVTQKWATRLQHDNIRTQLKQSRVSAERDGVLLALPLVVCLLNLGAPYLFRVLATLERHDSPVLEVYVAICRNLILKMVILGILCYHWLGRRVGTLKDQCWEDFVGQELYRLMVMDFIFTLLDTLLGELVWRLISEKRSQRKGKPEFDIAGNVLELIYGQTLTWLGVLFSPLLPAMQIIKLLFLFYVKKTSLMANCQAPRRPWKASHMSTVFISLLCFPSFLGAAIFLCYAIWQVKPSSICGPFRTLDTMYEAGKVWVRHLEEAGPRVSWLSWIHRYLVESAFPIYLASALLLAVIYLNIQVVKGQRKVICLLKEQLSNEGEDKIFLINKLQRIYERKERSRVGRTEEAVTPPAVFTDDWDAQ
- the TMC6 gene encoding transmembrane channel-like protein 6 isoform X3, translating into MSRSLAFVLNVPETPQDPEDQEPSPYDESEVHDSFHQLIQEQSRWVAEEGLELQQRVPGAGALGASGSDRQALLGPEGAPVYSTATLHILASMPSRTIGRSRGAILSQYYSRTVRLRRRAGRPQLRDVGRSARPSLRLYDLELDPAVLEEDEKRGLLVKELQGLTVAQRDHMLRGMPLSLSEKRCLREESRPPRGKRRAWGHRGLLSCCSQLRDSCILASHNLGLALLSGLQALMPWHYALKRIGGQFGSSVLSYFLFLKTLLAFNTLLLLPLLAFIVGVQAAFPPAPSGSVPAFRGLELLTGGGRFTHTVMYYGYYSNATLNQPCASPRDGGQCTPEAGGLPYNMPLAYLFTVGVAFFITCITLVYSMSHSFGESYRVGSTSGVHAITVFCSWDYKVTQKWATRLQHDNIRTQLKELLAEGQLRQRPRRACGRLRQAAVLGLVWLLCLGTTLACALAVYSFSELVLQQSRVSAERDGVLLALPLVVCLLNLGAPYLFRVLATLERHDSPVLEVYVAICRNLILKMVILGILCYHWLGRRVGTLKDQCWEDFVGQELYRLMVMDFIFTLLDTLLGELVWRLISEKRSQRKGKPEFDIAGNVLELIYGQTLTWLGVLFSPLLPAMQIIKLLFLFYVKKTSLMANCQAPRRPWKASHMSTVFISLLCFPSFLGAAIFLCYAIWQVKPSSICGPFRTLDTMYEAGKVWVRHLEEAGPRVSWLSWIHRYLVESAFPIYLASALLLAVIYLNIQVVKGQRKVICLLKEQLSNEGEDKIFLINKLQRIYERKERSRVGRTEEAVTPPAVFTDDWDAQ
- the TMC6 gene encoding transmembrane channel-like protein 6 isoform X7; this translates as MSRSLAFVLNVPETPQDPEDQEPSPYDESEVHDSFHQLIQEQSRWVAEEGLELQQRVPGAGALGASGSDRQALLGPEGAPVYSTATLHILASMPSRTIGRSRGAILSQYYSRTVRLRRRAGRPQLRDVGRSARPSLRLYDLELDPAVLEEDEKRGLLVKELQGLTVAQRDHMLRGMPLSLSEKRCLREESRPPRGKRRAWGHRGLLSCCSQLRDSCILASHNLGLALLSGLQALMPWHYALKRIGGQFGSSVLSYFLFLKTLLAFNTLLLLPLLAFIVGVQAAFPPAPSGSVPAFRGLELLTGGGRFTHTVMYYGYYSNATLNQPCASPRDGGQCTPEAGGLPYNMPLAYLFTVGVAFFITCITLVYSMSHSFGESYRVGSTSGVHAITVFCSWDYKVTQKWATRLQHDNIRTQLKELLAEGQLRQRPRRACGRLRQAAVLGLVWLLCLGTTLACALAVYSFSELVLQSRVSAERDGVLLALPLVVCLLNLGAPYLFRVLATLERHDSPVLEVYVAICRNLILKMVILGILCYHWLGRRVGTLKDQCWEDFVGQELYRLMVMDFIFTLLDTLLGELVWRLISEKRSQRKGKPEFDIAGNVLELIYGQTLTWLGVLFSPLLPAMQIIKLLFLFYVKKTSLMANCQAPRRPWKASHMSTVFISLLCFPSFLGAAIFLCYAIWQVKPSSICGPFRTLDTMYEAGKVWVRHLEEAGPRVSWLSWIHRYLVESAFPIYLASALLLAVIYLNIQVVKGQRKVICLLKEQLSNEGEDKIFLINKLQRIYERKERSRVGRTEEAVTPPAVFTDDWDAQ
- the TMC6 gene encoding transmembrane channel-like protein 6 isoform X2, with the protein product MSRSLAFVLNVPETPQDPEDSQEPSPYDESEVHDSFHQLIQEQSRWVAEEGLELQQRVPGAGALGASGSDRQALLGPEGAPVYSTATLHILASMPSRTIGRSRGAILSQYYSRTVRLRRRAGRPQLRDVGRSARPSLRLYDLELDPAVLEEDEKRGLLVKELQGLTVAQRDHMLRGMPLSLSEKRCLREESRPPRGKRRAWGHRGLLSCCSQLRDSCILASHNLGLALLSGLQALMPWHYALKRIGGQFGSSVLSYFLFLKTLLAFNTLLLLPLLAFIVGVQAAFPPAPSGSVPAFRGLELLTGGGRFTHTVMYYGYYSNATLNQPCASPRDGGQCTPEAGGLPYNMPLAYLFTVGVAFFITCITLVYSMSHSFGESYRVGSTSGVHAITVFCSWDYKVTQKWATRLQHDNIRTQLKELLAEGQLRQRPRRACGRLRQAAVLGLVWLLCLGTTLACALAVYSFSELVLQSRVSAERDGVLLALPLVVCLLNLGAPYLFRVLATLERHDSPVLEVYVAICRNLILKMVILGILCYHWLGRRVGTLKDQCWEDFVGQELYRLMVMDFIFTLLDTLLGELVWRLISEKRSQRKGKPEFDIAGNVLELIYGQTLTWLGVLFSPLLPAMQIIKLLFLFYVKKTSLMANCQAPRRPWKASHMSTVFISLLCFPSFLGAAIFLCYAIWQVKPSSICGPFRTLDTMYEAGKVWVRHLEEAGPRVSWLSWIHRYLVESAFPIYLASALLLAVIYLNIQVVKGQRKVICLLKEQLSNEGEDKIFLINKLQRIYERKERSRVGRTEEAVTPPAVFTDDWDAQ
- the TMC6 gene encoding transmembrane channel-like protein 6 isoform X5 is translated as MSRSLAFVLNVPETPQDPEDSQEPSPYDESEVHDSFHQLIQEQSRWVAEEGLELQQRVPGAGALGASGSDRQALLGPEGAPVYSTATLHILASMPSRTIGRSRGAILSQYYSRTVRLRRRAGRPQLRDVGRSARPSLRLYDLELDPAVLEEDEKRGLLVKELQGLTVAQRDHMLRGMPLSLSEKRCLREESRPPRGKRRAWGHRGLLSCCSQLRDSCILASHNLGLALLSGLQALMPWHYALKRIGGQFGSSVLSYFLFLKTLLAFNTLLLLPLLAFIVGVQAAFPPAPSGSVPAFRGLELLTGGGRFTHTVMYYGYYSNATLNQPCASPRDGGQCTPEAGGLPYNMPLAYLFTVGVAFFITCITLVYSMSHSFGESYRVGSTSGVHAITVFCSWDYKVTQKWATRLQHDNIRTQLKSRVSAERDGVLLALPLVVCLLNLGAPYLFRVLATLERHDSPVLEVYVAICRNLILKMVILGILCYHWLGRRVGTLKDQCWEDFVGQELYRLMVMDFIFTLLDTLLGELVWRLISEKRSQRKGKPEFDIAGNVLELIYGQTLTWLGVLFSPLLPAMQIIKLLFLFYVKKTSLMANCQAPRRPWKASHMSTVFISLLCFPSFLGAAIFLCYAIWQVKPSSICGPFRTLDTMYEAGKVWVRHLEEAGPRVSWLSWIHRYLVESAFPIYLASALLLAVIYLNIQVVKGQRKVICLLKEQLSNEGEDKIFLINKLQRIYERKERSRVGRTEEAVTPPAVFTDDWDAQ